TTGGATTTTTCAGCTGGACAGCAGCCCTTATGTTAAAAATATCAAAAGGATCAGGGAAACGATTATACTGGTACACATTACTGCTTTGTTTTTTGATGACACTTTTCTTTAATAACGATGGCAGCATATTAATAACAACACCAATCTTAATTCTCATCTTAAAGAATATTGGCTTGAAAAATCATCAGAAAATAGCCTATTTATTAAGCGGCGCATTGATTGCAACGGCTTCAAGTGCCCCAATTGGTGTAAGCAATATTGTAAACCTCATTGCATTGAAAATAATTGGTATGGATCTTTACTTGCAAACAGAAATGATGTTTGTTCCTGGCGTGCTAGGTTTGCTGTTTTTATCTTTTCTCTTGTATCTCGTATTTAAAAAAGATATCCCTGAAGAAATTAATCTTCATTCCTTTTCAATCCCGCTGCAAAAAAATATGCGTTACCATCCGTTACAGAAAAATAATGAAAATTTATTTAATCAACAAAAAAATCTGATGATCAAGATGCTTATGTTCGTATTTGTGGTCAGAATTAGCCTCTTTATTGCGTCATTCATTGGCATATCTGTATCATTAGTTGCGGTATTAGGCTCTGTTATATTGTTGATCTGGCGTTGGATTTATTTAAAAGTAAGTCCGAAAGATGTAGCAGGCAAAATTCCATGGCATATTTTGATCTTTGCGTTTTGCATGTATGTCATCATTTTCGGTTTAAATAATATAGGATTAACCCATATTTTATTAACATATCTTGAGCCATTAGTTCACGATAGTTTATTCCATGCCAGTTTAACTATGGGTATGATCACAGCGTTGTTAGCTAATCTTTTCAATAACCATCCTGCTCTGATGGTAGCCACCTTAACTTTAACAAAAATGGGGCTTGATCCTCTCATAACGAAAACAGTGTATTTAGCCAATATCATTGGGAGCGACATGGGTTCTTTAATCCTTCCAATCGGAACATTAGCCACCTTAATTTGGATGAATATTTTAAAGAAACATAAAATAAGGGTTACTTGGCTGGAATATATTAAAGTAACCATCATAGTCATTCCACTTACCTTAATTTTTACACTGATCGGCCTATATTTTTGGTTATTACTTGTTTTTGTACATTAATCAAATAGGGGAGTAGAACAGGAAATTGTCGATCATATTCTATGTAAAAAAGGAAAAACGCGAACCATTATCCTGAAAAAAATACAAACATCTTAATATATTAGATTAAAGGATCTCATTCTTTATATGGATAGGATGGATGTAAAATGAATAGACGTTTAGCTGACATCCAAAAACGCGTAAAGAAAGAGCACAAGGATATTACCAAATATATCAAACATGTATTTGAAGCATTGGATAAGAAAGCGGAGGACCATCGGAAACTGGCAGCATTAAATGCGTTGGCGGGGATTAAAATAAAAGGAGAAGAGGAGAAGACCTTTTACGAAACCATTAATGAAACTAAAAAACTTCTACTAGATGTGTTA
Above is a genomic segment from Neobacillus endophyticus containing:
- a CDS encoding arsenic transporter; translation: MYHLSTVIITIMAFIFTMAMIFIRPKNINEAIPAAIGAVLVFLSGSVSIGDLQDISSKVTGAAITIIATIVMAIVLESFGFFSWTAALMLKISKGSGKRLYWYTLLLCFLMTLFFNNDGSILITTPILILILKNIGLKNHQKIAYLLSGALIATASSAPIGVSNIVNLIALKIIGMDLYLQTEMMFVPGVLGLLFLSFLLYLVFKKDIPEEINLHSFSIPLQKNMRYHPLQKNNENLFNQQKNLMIKMLMFVFVVRISLFIASFIGISVSLVAVLGSVILLIWRWIYLKVSPKDVAGKIPWHILIFAFCMYVIIFGLNNIGLTHILLTYLEPLVHDSLFHASLTMGMITALLANLFNNHPALMVATLTLTKMGLDPLITKTVYLANIIGSDMGSLILPIGTLATLIWMNILKKHKIRVTWLEYIKVTIIVIPLTLIFTLIGLYFWLLLVFVH